One Aegilops tauschii subsp. strangulata cultivar AL8/78 chromosome 7, Aet v6.0, whole genome shotgun sequence genomic window carries:
- the LOC141026986 gene encoding uncharacterized protein, with protein MGFTREFMEVQTHGNTKLHVIHTNDLHKAATTIEQYERHLQFERHKIVGVDVKYTNGHGEDQKPALVRLSVGKDHPVLLFQLSAAEKNCTKFDNFIADPRYTFVGFSIDGDIEMLGRVGLEIAHFIDIQKEWRVPTATKPLDSLGDISGILVHDVELTNAERSRWACMPLSMRHIEYAAKDAYSAYEIWSRLTIIQEELCRAKLDKEQTRKRARSYGDYDY; from the coding sequence ATGGGATTCACTAGGGAATTCATGGAGGTGCAGACCCACGGCAACACCAAGTTGCACGTGATCCACACCAACGACTTGCACAAGGCGGCGACCACCATTGAGCAGTACGAGCGACACCTCCAGTTCGAGCGCCACAAGATCGTCGGAGTTGATGTGAAGTACACCAACGGCCATGGCGAAGATCAAAAACCCGCCCTCGTCCGGCTCTCCGTCGGCAAGGATCATCCGGTGCTGCTCTTCCAACTGAGCGCGGCCGAGAAGAACTGCACCAAGTTCGACAACTTCATCGCCGACCCCAGGTACACGTTTGTTGGCTTCTCCATCGACGGCGACATAGAGATGCTCGGCCGCGTCGGACTGGAGATCGCCCACTTCATCGACATCCAGAAAGAATGGAGGGTGCCTACAGCTACCAAGCCTCTGGACTCCCTTGGGGACATCTCAGGCATCCTTGTCCACGACGTAGAGCTCACCAACGCAGAACGCAGCCGCTGGGCGTGCATGCCCCTGTCCATGAGGCACATCGAGTACGCGGCAAAGGACGCTTACTCTGCGTACGAGATATGGAGCCGCCTCACCATCATCCAGGAAGAGCTGTGTCGGGCAAAACTTGACAAGGAGCAGACCAGGAAGCGCGCTAGGTCCTATGGCGACTACGACTACTGA